A genomic window from Anticarsia gemmatalis isolate Benzon Research Colony breed Stoneville strain chromosome 22, ilAntGemm2 primary, whole genome shotgun sequence includes:
- the BORCS7 gene encoding BLOC-1 related complex subunit 7, whose protein sequence is MTSASSSSARSLFAESKQRLAERVQVNMNNISSLARQIQRGSKSNELLTKAARDIASTENQMENSEENLKKMQLISVHIGYQFENIQKSAQLLTEIGEQVTAMQR, encoded by the exons ATGACTTCTGCTTCATCAAGCAGCGCGCGATCATTGTTCGCTGAATCCAAACAGAGATTAGCCGAAAGAGTTCAAGTGAATATGAACAATATATCGTCGCTAGCTCGACAAATACAGAGAGGATCTAAATCTAACGAG cTCTTGACCAAGGCAGCAAGGGATATAGCCTCTACAGAGAATCAAATGGAAAACAGTGAAGAAAATCTAAAGAAAATGCAATTAATATCAGTTCATATTGGCTACCAGTTTGAAAATATACAGAAGTCAGCACAACTACTCACTGAAATAGGAGAACAAGTTACTGCTATGCAAAGATGa